Below is a genomic region from Malassezia restricta chromosome VIII, complete sequence.
ATTCCCAACCCACGAACGTCACGGTCGACCAAGCTCTCAGGTCTCGAGATGGATACCGAGTATGCCATCCAGCTCATTCTGCATACGTCGGCAGGCTCCTTTACGTCGAATGAACTGCATGTCCGGACTCATACGCTCGACAATATGAGCGGTGTATTTGTGTGTCTCGGAACGATTCCTGACCAGCGTCTCTACGATGCTACGATCCAGGTTGTCGAGTCGCTGGGCGCGCGATGGAGTACCCAGATCCAGTTGGAGACAACACATTTGTTGTGCTCCATGCTGCCTGATCCCTCCAACGCGGAGCAGATGAGGCTGTACGAAAAGGCTGAGCAGCTCACACTCCCGATTATCCAGCCTCATTGGCTCTTTGCCTGCGAAAGCAAGAAGCGTATGGTCAACGTTTCGCCATACGTTATGGacggcatgccgcccaATGCCCtcgaggtgcaggagcTTGTTACTCGAAGGCAGAAGCCTGAGCCACCAGTACCCGAAGATCCCGAGGAGTCCAGGGAACCTGAGGAACCCAGGGCCCCCGAGAAACCGGTGGCTGTGCCAGCCAAGGACGAACTCGAGGCACAGGAAAAGTCGGCGCCCCTGCAAGATGATACGGTGCATGTCTGGCAGTCGGAGCCCAAGGTCTCTGAGACGCCATCGGAAGCGGAGACACA
It encodes:
- a CDS encoding chitin biosynthesis protein CHS5, which produces MSSNDGYTFTVGKLDAGVAILIGERASLIEFPSVLLPRGLTLGSVVDVRVTRNEAQEQKKREDFIGLQDEILQTYGVKAPTAPVIRLRGVTQTTIAIEWDALDIAHADLHSLDVVRNGQQIGKIPNPRTSRSTKLSGLEMDTEYAIQLILHTSAGSFTSNELHVRTHTLDNMSGVFVCLGTIPDQRLYDATIQVVESLGARWSTQIQLETTHLLCSMLPDPSNAEQMRLYEKAEQLTLPIIQPHWLFACESKKRMVNVSPYVMDGMPPNALEVQELVTRRQKPEPPVPEDPEESREPEEPRAPEKPVAVPAKDELEAQEKSAPLQDDTVHVWQSEPKVSETPSEAETQEEQEPAVSGEAPETSSSQDAANPSEARDPDPSPRPDNDMENIDLA